From the genome of Pseudomonas sp. TMP9, one region includes:
- a CDS encoding cell division protein ZapA: MTQSNTLTVQIMDKEYCIACPSDERSNLENAARYLDGKMREIRLSGKVIGADRVAVMAALNITHDLLHKQQHLDQQAGSNREQLRSLLNRVDSALAKDADE, translated from the coding sequence ATGACTCAGTCGAACACCTTGACCGTCCAGATCATGGACAAAGAATATTGCATCGCTTGCCCGAGCGATGAACGCAGCAATCTGGAAAACGCCGCGCGCTATCTGGATGGCAAGATGCGCGAGATCCGCTTAAGCGGCAAAGTTATTGGCGCTGACCGTGTTGCCGTGATGGCCGCGCTGAATATCACCCATGACCTGCTACACAAACAGCAACACCTTGACCAGCAGGCCGGCAGCAACCGTGAGCAGCTGCGCAGCCTGCTTAATCGTGTCGACAGCGCGCTGGCTAAGGACGCCGATGAGTAA
- a CDS encoding TIGR02449 family protein: MEDVDLQALTTKLDLLIQRAEELKAHNRQLLKSEKAWREERAHLIEKNEMARHKVESMISRLKALEQD, translated from the coding sequence ATGGAAGACGTCGACCTGCAGGCGCTTACGACCAAGTTGGACTTGCTGATCCAGCGGGCCGAGGAGCTCAAGGCGCACAACCGACAGCTTCTGAAAAGCGAAAAGGCTTGGCGCGAAGAACGTGCCCACTTAATTGAAAAGAACGAAATGGCCCGGCATAAGGTCGAATCCATGATTTCGCGCCTTAAGGCCTTGGAGCAGGATTAA
- a CDS encoding YecA family protein: MPTSNSPYSAFSALLASSGHTISPAELHGLLLGRSCAGAGFEIDSWLVDAAELLGAAPEDTVRQALIGLQEMVKGELTSNDVTVVLLLPNDDAALSERAVALGQWCQGFLGGFGLTARDRALSAEAMEVLQDLSAIAQVQNALEESEDGETDYMEVMEYLRVAPLLLFSECAKPEAAAAKPSLH; the protein is encoded by the coding sequence ATGCCAACTTCGAATTCGCCGTATTCCGCTTTTTCTGCCCTGCTTGCCAGCAGCGGTCACACCATTTCCCCTGCTGAATTGCACGGCCTGCTGCTCGGCCGGAGTTGCGCTGGCGCCGGCTTTGAGATCGACTCTTGGCTGGTGGATGCCGCCGAACTGCTCGGCGCCGCGCCGGAAGATACGGTGCGTCAAGCGCTGATCGGCCTGCAGGAAATGGTCAAGGGCGAACTGACCAGTAATGACGTCACCGTGGTGCTGTTATTGCCCAACGACGATGCGGCCTTGAGCGAGCGCGCTGTGGCACTGGGGCAATGGTGCCAAGGTTTCCTCGGAGGCTTTGGTTTGACCGCCCGTGACCGCGCCCTCAGTGCGGAAGCCATGGAAGTGCTGCAAGACCTTTCAGCCATAGCCCAGGTGCAGAACGCCTTGGAAGAATCGGAAGACGGCGAAACGGACTACATGGAAGTGATGGAGTACCTGCGCGTTGCCCCGCTGCTGCTGTTCAGCGAATGCGCCAAACCTGAAGCGGCTGCGGCCAAACCGTCGCTGCATTGA